Proteins encoded in a region of the Streptomyces violaceoruber genome:
- a CDS encoding L,D-transpeptidase, with protein MSNTVHFQARGRTVVGCTLLVIALGASVTACLGDDDNPLSATPYDAAGQISFNGPTEAGKKADPDKPLEVVAEGADGRITDVTAMDAAGRHVAGELSADGARWHSTSPLAANASYTVRVSTEDGDGAPGRKVLTFETGKPGAKKTLDVAFGPKAGAYGVGQPITAELSQPVRDPAQRAIVERALKVDSTPAVRGAWYWVDDKKLHYRPEEYWPAHATVKVHSTLDGIKIGDRMWGGKAKPLKITTDDRVVAVTDAAAHTLTVYQDGEAIREIPVTTGKPGFETRNGVKVVLGKESFVRMRSSTVGIAEGSSEAYDLPVYWATRVTWSGEYVHAAPWSVGSQGIANVSHGCVGMSTDSAEWFFNTVQEGDLVEVVNSGGETMEPFGNGFGDWNMDWTKWRTGSALTGTAGASDNQETARLRPTAV; from the coding sequence ATGAGCAACACGGTTCACTTCCAGGCGCGGGGGCGTACGGTCGTCGGCTGCACCCTGCTGGTGATCGCCCTCGGCGCGAGCGTCACCGCCTGCCTCGGCGACGACGACAACCCGCTGTCGGCCACGCCCTACGACGCGGCCGGCCAGATCTCCTTCAACGGCCCCACGGAGGCCGGGAAGAAGGCCGACCCGGACAAACCCCTGGAGGTGGTCGCCGAGGGCGCCGACGGGCGCATCACGGACGTCACGGCCATGGACGCGGCCGGACGCCACGTCGCGGGCGAGCTGTCCGCCGACGGCGCCCGCTGGCACAGCACCTCGCCGCTGGCGGCCAACGCCAGCTACACGGTGCGGGTCAGCACCGAGGACGGCGACGGCGCGCCCGGCCGCAAGGTGCTCACCTTCGAGACCGGCAAGCCCGGCGCGAAGAAGACCCTGGACGTCGCCTTCGGGCCCAAGGCGGGCGCGTACGGCGTCGGGCAGCCCATCACGGCGGAGCTGAGCCAGCCGGTCCGGGACCCGGCGCAGCGGGCCATAGTGGAGCGCGCCCTGAAGGTCGACTCCACGCCCGCCGTGCGGGGCGCCTGGTACTGGGTGGACGACAAGAAGCTCCACTACCGGCCCGAGGAGTACTGGCCCGCCCACGCCACCGTCAAGGTCCACAGCACCCTGGACGGCATCAAGATCGGCGACCGGATGTGGGGCGGCAAGGCCAAGCCCCTGAAGATCACCACGGACGACCGGGTGGTGGCCGTCACCGACGCCGCCGCGCACACCCTGACGGTCTACCAGGACGGCGAGGCGATCCGGGAGATCCCGGTCACCACCGGCAAGCCCGGCTTCGAGACCCGCAACGGCGTCAAGGTCGTCCTCGGCAAGGAATCCTTCGTACGCATGCGCAGCAGCACCGTCGGCATCGCCGAGGGCTCCTCGGAGGCGTACGACCTGCCGGTCTACTGGGCCACCCGGGTGACCTGGAGCGGCGAGTACGTGCACGCCGCCCCCTGGTCCGTCGGCTCCCAGGGCATCGCCAACGTCAGCCACGGCTGCGTCGGCATGAGCACCGACAGCGCGGAGTGGTTCTTCAACACGGTCCAGGAGGGCGACCTCGTCGAGGTCGTCAACTCCGGCGGCGAAACGATGGAACCCTTCGGCAACGGCTTCGGCGACTGGAACATGGACTGGACCAAATGGCGCACGGGCAGCGCCCTGACGGGCACCGCGGGCGCGTCGGACAATCAGGAGACGGCAAGGCTGCGACCGACGGCGGTGTAG
- a CDS encoding response regulator produces MQATATVLVYSDDSNTREQVRLATGRRPAPDVPVVEFVECATPAAVLKELDRGGIDVCVLDGEAVPMGGMGMCRQIKDEVFQCPPVLLLIARPQDAWLATWSRAEAAVTLPVEPVEFASALAALLREKRLQSA; encoded by the coding sequence ATGCAGGCGACCGCCACGGTGCTGGTCTACAGCGACGACTCCAACACCCGCGAACAGGTGCGGCTCGCGACCGGCCGCCGGCCGGCTCCGGACGTGCCCGTGGTCGAGTTCGTGGAGTGCGCCACCCCGGCCGCCGTGCTCAAGGAGCTGGACCGGGGCGGGATCGACGTCTGCGTCCTGGACGGCGAGGCCGTGCCCATGGGCGGCATGGGCATGTGCCGCCAGATCAAGGACGAGGTCTTCCAGTGCCCGCCGGTGCTGCTGCTCATCGCCCGGCCGCAGGACGCGTGGCTGGCCACGTGGAGCCGCGCGGAGGCGGCTGTGACGCTGCCGGTGGAGCCGGTGGAGTTCGCGTCCGCGCTGGCCGCGCTGCTGCGGGAGAAGCGGCTGCAGAGCGCCTGA
- the ctaD gene encoding aa3-type cytochrome oxidase subunit I, with protein MSILNEPQGASAAEDSYENELPVRRKQPGNVVIKWLTTTDHKTIGTMYLVTSFAFFVIGGVMALFMRAELARPGLQIMSNEQFNQAFTMHGTIMLLMFATPLFAGFANWIMPLQIGAPDVAFPRLNMFAYWLYLFGSTIAVGGFLTPQGAADFGWFAYSPLSDAVHSPGIGGDLWIMGLAFSGFGTILGSVNFITTIICMRAPGMTMFRMPIFTWNVLLTGVLVLLAFPVLAAALFALEADRKFGAHIFDSSNGGALLWQHLFWFFGHPEVYIIALPFFGIVSEIIPVFSRKPIFGYMGLIGATIAIAGLSVTVWAHHMYVTGGVLLPFFSFMTFLIAVPTGVKFFNWIGTMWKGSLSFETPMLWSTGFLITFLFGGLTGVILASPPLDFHVSDSYFVVAHFHYVVFGTVVFAMFAGFHFWWPKFTGKMLDERLGKITFWTLFVGFHGTFLVQHWLGAEGMPRRYADYLAADGFTALNTISTISSFLLGMSILPFFYNIWKTAKYGKKIEVDDPWGYGRSLEWATSCPPPRHNFLTLPRIRSESPAFDLHHPEISAIDQLENVGHGEKALAGGKEAGK; from the coding sequence GTGAGCATCCTCAACGAACCCCAGGGTGCCTCGGCAGCGGAGGACTCGTACGAGAACGAGCTGCCGGTACGGCGCAAGCAGCCCGGCAACGTCGTGATCAAGTGGCTCACGACCACTGACCACAAGACGATCGGCACGATGTACCTGGTGACGTCGTTCGCGTTCTTCGTGATCGGCGGCGTGATGGCGCTCTTCATGCGCGCCGAGCTGGCTCGACCTGGTCTGCAGATCATGTCGAACGAGCAGTTCAACCAGGCGTTCACGATGCACGGCACGATCATGCTGCTGATGTTCGCGACGCCGCTGTTCGCGGGCTTCGCGAACTGGATCATGCCGCTGCAGATCGGCGCGCCGGACGTGGCGTTCCCCCGGCTGAACATGTTCGCCTACTGGCTGTACCTGTTCGGCTCGACCATCGCGGTGGGCGGGTTCCTGACCCCCCAGGGCGCGGCCGACTTCGGCTGGTTCGCCTACTCGCCGCTGTCCGACGCGGTGCACTCGCCCGGCATCGGCGGAGACCTGTGGATCATGGGTCTGGCCTTCTCCGGCTTCGGCACCATCCTCGGCTCGGTCAACTTCATCACCACGATCATCTGCATGCGCGCGCCCGGCATGACCATGTTCCGCATGCCGATCTTCACCTGGAACGTGCTGCTGACCGGTGTGCTGGTCCTGCTGGCCTTCCCGGTGCTGGCCGCGGCCCTGTTCGCGCTGGAGGCCGACCGCAAGTTCGGTGCCCACATCTTCGACTCGTCCAACGGCGGGGCCTTGCTGTGGCAACACCTGTTCTGGTTCTTCGGGCATCCAGAGGTGTACATCATCGCGCTGCCGTTCTTCGGCATCGTCAGTGAGATCATCCCGGTCTTCTCCCGCAAGCCGATCTTCGGCTACATGGGTCTGATCGGCGCGACGATCGCGATCGCGGGTCTGTCGGTGACGGTGTGGGCCCACCACATGTACGTCACGGGCGGCGTGCTGTTGCCGTTCTTCTCCTTCATGACCTTCCTGATCGCGGTCCCGACCGGTGTGAAGTTCTTCAACTGGATCGGCACCATGTGGAAGGGCTCGCTGTCCTTCGAGACACCGATGCTGTGGTCCACCGGCTTCCTGATCACCTTCCTCTTCGGTGGTCTGACCGGTGTCATCCTCGCCTCGCCGCCGCTGGACTTCCACGTCTCCGACTCGTACTTCGTGGTGGCGCACTTCCACTACGTGGTCTTCGGCACCGTGGTGTTCGCGATGTTCGCCGGCTTCCACTTCTGGTGGCCGAAGTTCACCGGCAAGATGCTGGACGAGCGCCTGGGCAAGATCACCTTCTGGACGCTGTTCGTCGGCTTCCACGGCACGTTCCTGGTCCAGCACTGGCTGGGCGCCGAGGGCATGCCGCGGCGTTACGCCGACTACCTGGCAGCCGACGGCTTCACCGCCCTGAACACGATCTCGACGATCAGCTCGTTCCTGCTCGGCATGTCGATACTGCCGTTCTTCTACAACATCTGGAAGACCGCCAAGTACGGCAAGAAGATCGAGGTGGACGACCCGTGGGGCTACGGCCGTTCGCTGGAGTGGGCGACCTCCTGCCCGCCGCCGCGGCACAACTTCCTCACGCTGCCGCGCATCCGCAGTGAATCCCCCGCCTTCGACCTGCACCACCCCGAGATCTCCGCGATCGACCAGCTGGAGAACGTCGGCCACGGTGAGAAGGCCCTCGCCGGCGGCAAGGAGGCCGGGAAGTGA
- the qcrA gene encoding cytochrome bc1 complex Rieske iron-sulfur subunit translates to MSSQDIPEENLPAEQDRPHGAAARPADETNPFADPGLPPHEPRVQDVDERAAKRSERTVALLFTLSMLATIAFIAAFVAIDVDKSVYIFPLGHISALNFALGMTLGVALFAIGAGAVHWARTLMSDEEVADERHPIEASPEVRAKVHADFKQGAKESVIGRRKLIRNTMLGALTLVPLSGVVLLRDLGPLPGTKLRHTLWSKGKLLVNMNTNEPLRPSDVAVGSLTFAMPEGLEEHDEDFQNEIAKAALMIIRLEPDSIKDKRELEWSHEGIVAYSKICTHVGCPISLYEQQTHHALCPCHQSTFDLADGARVIFGPAGHALPQLRIGVNDEGYLEALGDFEEPVGPAYWERG, encoded by the coding sequence ATGAGTAGCCAAGACATTCCAGAAGAGAACCTGCCGGCAGAGCAGGACCGCCCGCACGGCGCGGCCGCCCGGCCCGCGGACGAGACCAACCCGTTCGCCGACCCGGGTCTGCCGCCCCACGAGCCGCGGGTCCAGGACGTCGACGAGCGGGCCGCCAAGCGGTCCGAGCGCACGGTCGCCCTGCTGTTCACGCTGTCGATGCTGGCCACCATCGCCTTCATCGCCGCCTTCGTGGCGATCGACGTCGATAAGTCGGTCTACATCTTCCCGCTCGGTCACATCAGTGCGCTGAACTTCGCGCTCGGCATGACGCTCGGCGTCGCGCTGTTCGCCATCGGCGCGGGCGCGGTCCACTGGGCCCGCACCCTGATGTCCGACGAGGAGGTCGCCGACGAGCGTCACCCGATCGAGGCGTCCCCCGAGGTCCGTGCCAAGGTCCACGCGGACTTCAAGCAGGGTGCCAAGGAGTCCGTGATCGGGCGCCGCAAGCTGATCCGCAACACGATGCTGGGCGCGCTCACCCTGGTGCCGCTCTCCGGCGTCGTCCTGCTGCGCGACCTCGGTCCGCTGCCCGGGACCAAGCTCCGCCACACCCTGTGGTCCAAGGGCAAGCTCCTCGTCAACATGAACACCAACGAGCCGCTGCGTCCCTCCGACGTCGCGGTGGGCTCGCTCACCTTCGCCATGCCCGAGGGCCTGGAGGAGCACGACGAGGACTTCCAGAACGAGATCGCCAAGGCCGCCCTGATGATCATCCGGCTGGAGCCGGACTCCATCAAGGACAAGCGCGAGCTCGAGTGGTCGCACGAGGGCATCGTGGCGTACTCGAAGATCTGCACCCACGTCGGTTGCCCGATCTCCCTGTACGAGCAGCAGACGCACCACGCGCTCTGCCCCTGCCACCAGTCCACCTTCGACCTTGCCGACGGTGCCCGGGTCATCTTCGGTCCCGCCGGTCACGCCCTGCCGCAGCTGCGCATCGGCGTGAACGACGAGGGTTACCTCGAAGCGCTCGGCGACTTCGAGGAGCCCGTCGGTCCTGCTTACTGGGAGCGCGGATGA
- the qcrB gene encoding cytochrome bc1 complex cytochrome b subunit → MSTAANEPSRSRGKAPAGERVADWADGRLGIYSLAKANMRKIFPDHWSFMLGEVCLYSFIIIILTGVYLTLFFHPSMAEVEYHGSYVPLQGQMMSEAYASTLDISFDVRGGLLIRQIHHWAALIFLAGMFVHMMRVFFTGAFRKPREVNWLFGFLLLVLGMFTGFTGYSLPDDLLSGTGIRFMEGAILSVPIVGTYISFFLFGGEFPGHDFVSRFYSIHILLLPGIMLGLLVGHLILVFYHKHTQFAGPGKTNKNVVGMPLLPVYTAKAGGFFFLVFGVISVVSAIATINPIWAIGPYRPDQVSTGAQPDWYMGFSEGLIRVMPGWEINAWGHTLVLGVFVPLLIFPLVLAAIAVYPFIESWVTGDKREHHILDRPRNAPTRTAFGVAWLTVYFVLLIGGGNDLWATHFHLSINAITWFVRIAFFVGPVVAFIATKRICLGLQRRDKDKVLHGRESGIIKRLPHGEFIEVHEPLSQEQLHTLTAHEQYQPAEIGPTVDENGVERKVSGTQKLRAKLSESYYGEESQIPKPTVEEYKEITSGHGHH, encoded by the coding sequence ATGAGTACTGCAGCAAACGAACCGTCCCGCTCGCGCGGGAAGGCACCGGCCGGCGAGCGCGTCGCCGACTGGGCCGACGGCCGGCTGGGGATCTACTCCCTGGCCAAGGCCAACATGCGCAAGATCTTCCCCGACCACTGGTCGTTCATGCTGGGTGAGGTCTGCCTCTACAGCTTCATCATCATCATCCTCACGGGTGTGTACCTGACGCTGTTCTTCCACCCGTCGATGGCCGAGGTCGAGTACCACGGCTCGTACGTGCCGCTGCAGGGCCAGATGATGAGTGAGGCCTACGCCTCCACTCTGGACATCAGCTTCGACGTCCGCGGCGGTCTGCTGATCCGGCAGATCCACCACTGGGCCGCGCTGATCTTCCTGGCCGGCATGTTCGTGCACATGATGCGCGTCTTCTTCACCGGCGCGTTCCGCAAGCCGCGCGAGGTCAACTGGCTGTTCGGCTTCCTGCTGCTCGTCCTCGGCATGTTCACCGGCTTCACCGGTTACTCGCTCCCGGACGACCTGCTCTCGGGCACCGGTATCCGCTTCATGGAGGGCGCGATCCTGTCCGTGCCGATCGTCGGCACGTACATCTCGTTCTTCCTGTTCGGCGGCGAGTTCCCCGGCCACGACTTCGTGTCCCGGTTCTACTCGATCCACATCCTGCTGCTGCCGGGCATCATGCTCGGGCTGCTGGTGGGCCACCTGATCCTGGTCTTCTACCACAAGCACACGCAGTTCGCGGGTCCCGGCAAGACCAACAAGAACGTCGTCGGCATGCCGCTGCTGCCGGTGTACACGGCGAAGGCCGGAGGCTTCTTCTTCCTGGTCTTCGGTGTGATCTCCGTCGTGTCGGCCATCGCCACGATCAACCCGATCTGGGCCATCGGGCCCTACCGGCCCGACCAGGTCTCCACCGGCGCCCAGCCGGACTGGTACATGGGCTTCTCCGAGGGCCTGATCCGGGTGATGCCCGGCTGGGAGATCAACGCCTGGGGTCACACACTCGTCCTGGGCGTGTTCGTCCCGCTGCTGATCTTCCCGCTGGTCCTGGCGGCGATCGCGGTCTACCCGTTCATCGAGTCCTGGGTCACCGGCGACAAGCGCGAGCACCACATCCTGGACCGCCCGCGCAACGCCCCGACCCGTACGGCCTTCGGTGTCGCCTGGCTGACCGTCTACTTCGTGCTGCTGATCGGTGGCGGCAACGACCTGTGGGCCACCCACTTCCACCTGTCGATCAACGCGATCACCTGGTTCGTCCGCATCGCGTTCTTCGTCGGACCGGTCGTCGCCTTCATCGCCACCAAGCGGATCTGCCTCGGCCTCCAGCGCCGGGACAAGGACAAGGTGCTGCACGGACGCGAGTCCGGCATCATCAAGCGCCTGCCGCACGGTGAGTTCATCGAGGTGCACGAGCCGCTCAGCCAGGAGCAGCTGCACACGCTCACGGCGCACGAGCAGTACCAGCCGGCGGAGATCGGCCCGACGGTCGACGAGAACGGCGTCGAGCGCAAGGTGAGCGGCACGCAGAAGCTCCGTGCCAAGCTCAGCGAGTCGTACTACGGCGAGGAGTCGCAGATTCCGAAGCCGACCGTCGAGGAGTACAAGGAGATCACGAGCGGCCACGGCCACCACTGA
- the ctaE gene encoding aa3-type cytochrome oxidase subunit III: protein MSVVATATTVETGHAHPSVNRPNLTSVGTIIWLSSELMFFAALFAMYFTLRSVTGPDFWSEKADALNIPFSATNTTILVLSSLTCQLGVFAAERGDVKKLRMWFIVTFVMGAIFIGGQVFEYTELVKHEGISLSSDPYGSAFYLTTGFHGLHVTGGLIAFLLVLGRTYAARRFTHEQATAAIVVSYYWHFVDVVWIGLFATIYLIK from the coding sequence ATGTCGGTCGTGGCGACAGCAACGACAGTAGAAACCGGGCACGCGCACCCGTCGGTCAACCGGCCGAACCTCACCAGCGTCGGAACCATCATCTGGTTGAGTTCCGAGCTGATGTTCTTCGCGGCCCTCTTCGCGATGTACTTCACCCTGCGATCGGTGACCGGCCCGGACTTCTGGTCCGAGAAGGCCGACGCGCTGAACATCCCGTTCTCCGCGACGAACACCACGATCCTGGTGCTCTCCTCCCTCACCTGTCAGCTCGGCGTGTTCGCGGCCGAGCGCGGTGACGTGAAGAAGCTCCGGATGTGGTTCATCGTCACCTTCGTGATGGGTGCGATCTTCATCGGCGGTCAGGTGTTCGAGTACACCGAGCTGGTCAAGCACGAGGGCATCTCGCTCTCGTCCGACCCGTACGGCTCGGCGTTCTACCTGACCACCGGCTTCCACGGACTGCACGTGACGGGCGGACTGATCGCCTTCCTGCTGGTCCTCGGCCGCACCTACGCGGCCCGGAGGTTCACCCACGAGCAGGCGACCGCCGCCATCGTCGTGTCCTACTACTGGCACTTCGTCGATGTCGTCTGGATCGGCCTGTTCGCCACGATCTACCTGATCAAGTAG
- a CDS encoding cytochrome c oxidase subunit 4: MKIQGKMFIWLSVFILAVAVVYGYWSKEPAGTTALFLAFGLAIMIGFYLAFTARRVDAGAQDDMEADVADEAGEVGFFSPHSWQPLSLAVGGALAFLGIAVGWWVMYFSAPILMVGLFGWVFEYYRGENRTQ; encoded by the coding sequence GTGAAGATCCAGGGCAAGATGTTCATCTGGTTGAGCGTCTTCATCCTCGCCGTGGCGGTTGTCTACGGCTACTGGTCCAAGGAGCCGGCCGGTACCACGGCGCTCTTCCTGGCCTTCGGCCTGGCCATCATGATCGGCTTCTACCTCGCCTTCACGGCGCGGCGGGTCGACGCGGGTGCGCAGGACGACATGGAGGCGGACGTCGCGGACGAGGCCGGCGAGGTCGGGTTCTTCAGCCCGCACAGCTGGCAGCCGCTGTCCCTCGCCGTCGGCGGCGCCCTCGCCTTCCTGGGCATCGCCGTCGGCTGGTGGGTCATGTACTTCTCGGCACCGATCCTCATGGTGGGCCTGTTCGGCTGGGTCTTCGAGTACTACCGCGGTGAGAACCGCACCCAGTAG
- the trpD gene encoding anthranilate phosphoribosyltransferase: MSAVTPAGGDTTADRSWPALLNGLLDGRDLSADDTAWALDVIMRGEATDVQIAGFAVGLRFKGETVEEISGLVRTMYEHANVIEVPGKTVDIVGTGGDGAKTVNISTMSAIVLAGTGAKVVKHGNRAASSASGASDVLEKLGVNLELTPQRVAEVAEEAGITFCFAVKFHPALRHVATARGQLGIRTVFNFLGPLTNPARVKAQAVGVAHARMAPIVAGVFAERGHSSLVFRGDDGLDELTTTSTSRVWVVRDGRVTEETFDPRDVGIELVPVEALRGADASYNADVARRLLAGEKGPVRDAVLLNSAAALEALEPGEGALAERLRAGMDRAAEAIDSGAARRVLERWVAVSNA, translated from the coding sequence ATGAGCGCTGTGACCCCCGCTGGAGGCGACACCACGGCGGACCGCTCCTGGCCCGCCCTGCTGAACGGACTGCTGGACGGCCGCGACCTGAGCGCGGACGACACCGCCTGGGCGCTGGACGTGATCATGCGCGGCGAGGCGACCGACGTGCAGATCGCCGGGTTCGCGGTGGGCCTGCGGTTCAAGGGGGAGACGGTCGAGGAGATCTCCGGACTGGTCCGCACCATGTACGAACACGCCAACGTGATCGAGGTGCCGGGGAAGACCGTCGACATCGTCGGCACCGGCGGCGACGGCGCCAAGACGGTCAACATCTCCACCATGTCGGCGATCGTCCTGGCCGGCACGGGGGCGAAGGTCGTCAAGCACGGCAACCGGGCCGCCTCCTCGGCGTCCGGGGCCTCCGACGTCCTGGAGAAGCTCGGGGTCAACCTGGAGCTGACGCCGCAGCGGGTGGCGGAGGTCGCCGAGGAAGCCGGCATCACCTTCTGCTTCGCCGTGAAGTTCCACCCGGCGCTGCGCCACGTGGCGACGGCCCGCGGTCAGCTCGGCATCCGTACGGTGTTCAACTTCCTGGGTCCGCTGACCAACCCCGCCCGGGTGAAGGCCCAGGCGGTCGGGGTCGCCCACGCCCGGATGGCGCCGATCGTCGCCGGTGTCTTCGCCGAGCGCGGCCACTCGTCCCTGGTCTTCCGCGGCGACGACGGACTCGACGAGCTGACCACGACCTCCACCTCCCGGGTCTGGGTCGTGCGCGACGGCCGGGTGACCGAGGAGACCTTCGACCCGCGCGACGTCGGCATCGAGCTGGTGCCGGTCGAGGCGCTGCGCGGGGCCGACGCCTCCTACAACGCCGACGTCGCCCGCCGCCTGCTGGCCGGCGAGAAGGGTCCGGTGCGGGACGCGGTCCTGCTGAACTCGGCGGCGGCCCTGGAGGCCCTGGAGCCCGGCGAGGGGGCGCTGGCCGAGCGGCTGCGGGCCGGGATGGACCGGGCGGCCGAGGCGATCGACTCCGGGGCGGCCCGGCGGGTGCTGGAGCGCTGGGTGGCCGTCAGCAACGCCTGA
- the qcrC gene encoding cytochrome bc1 complex diheme cytochrome c subunit: MKKLSARRRHPLAALVVLLLALACTGGLYAAFAPASKAQADESAQSLAIDEGKKLYAVGCASCHGTGGQGTSDGPSLVGVGAAAVDFQVGTGRMPAQQPGAQVPKKKVIYSQAEIDQLAAYIASLGAGPAIPSEEKYGPEGADIAKGGELFRTNCAQCHNFTGKGGALTHGKYAPSLEGVDPKHIYEAMQTGPQNMPSFPDTTLSEQNKKDIIAYLDAVNGDDTESPGGLSLGGLGPVSEGLFAWVFGLGALIAVAVWVAARTAKAKKS, encoded by the coding sequence GTGAAAAAGCTCTCCGCACGACGACGCCATCCGCTGGCGGCCCTCGTCGTCCTACTCCTCGCGCTGGCATGCACAGGGGGGCTGTACGCCGCGTTCGCACCCGCGAGCAAGGCGCAGGCCGATGAATCCGCCCAGTCCCTCGCCATCGACGAGGGCAAGAAGCTCTACGCCGTCGGCTGTGCCAGTTGCCACGGCACCGGAGGGCAGGGCACCAGTGACGGTCCGAGCCTGGTCGGCGTAGGCGCCGCGGCCGTCGACTTCCAGGTGGGCACCGGCCGCATGCCGGCCCAGCAGCCCGGCGCGCAGGTCCCGAAGAAGAAGGTCATCTACTCCCAGGCGGAGATCGACCAGCTCGCGGCGTACATCGCGTCGCTGGGCGCCGGTCCGGCGATCCCCTCGGAGGAGAAGTACGGCCCCGAGGGCGCGGACATCGCCAAGGGTGGTGAGCTGTTCCGCACCAACTGCGCGCAGTGCCACAACTTCACCGGCAAGGGCGGCGCCCTGACGCACGGCAAGTACGCGCCGAGCCTCGAGGGTGTCGACCCGAAGCACATCTACGAGGCCATGCAGACCGGCCCGCAGAACATGCCCTCCTTCCCCGACACCACGCTGTCGGAGCAGAACAAGAAGGACATCATCGCCTACCTGGACGCGGTCAACGGTGACGACACCGAGAGCCCCGGTGGTCTCAGCCTCGGCGGACTCGGCCCGGTCAGTGAGGGTCTGTTCGCCTGGGTGTTCGGACTGGGCGCGCTGATCGCCGTCGCCGTCTGGGTCGCCGCTCGGACCGCAAAGGCCAAGAAGTCATGA
- the ctaC gene encoding aa3-type cytochrome oxidase subunit II, translating to MSPNGSDRSPRRPMRRKLLQALTAGLVLATATGCTYEDFPRLGMPTPTTEEAPRILSLWQGSWAAALATGVLVWGLILWSVFFHRRSRTKVEVPPQTRYNLPIEALYTMVPLVIVSVLFYFTARDESDLMSLNKKPDLTVNVVGFQWSWCFNHIEDVPGSTGDAKTSKELAGIPDRFIEDFPANAGGVYDCGTPGTENPQTGNPGPTLWLPKGKTVRFVLTSRDVIHSFWVVPFLMKQDVIPGHTNAFEVTPNKEGTFLGKCAELCGVDHSRMLFNVKVVSPERYEQHLQDLAKKGQTGYVPAGIAQTSHEKNRETNNL from the coding sequence GTGAGTCCCAACGGCTCCGACCGCTCGCCGCGGCGCCCGATGCGGCGGAAGCTGCTGCAGGCACTGACCGCGGGCCTGGTCCTGGCGACCGCCACCGGTTGCACATACGAGGACTTCCCCCGCCTCGGCATGCCCACCCCCACCACGGAAGAGGCTCCGCGGATCCTCTCCCTGTGGCAGGGCTCATGGGCAGCCGCGCTGGCCACCGGCGTGCTGGTGTGGGGCCTGATCCTGTGGAGTGTCTTCTTCCACCGGCGCAGCCGCACCAAGGTCGAGGTCCCTCCACAGACCAGGTACAACCTGCCCATCGAGGCGCTGTACACCATGGTTCCGCTCGTCATCGTCTCGGTGCTGTTCTACTTCACCGCGCGTGACGAGTCCGATCTCATGAGCCTCAACAAGAAGCCCGACCTCACGGTCAACGTGGTCGGCTTCCAGTGGAGCTGGTGCTTCAACCACATCGAGGACGTCCCGGGCTCCACCGGCGACGCCAAGACCTCCAAGGAACTGGCCGGCATCCCGGACCGGTTCATCGAGGACTTCCCGGCCAACGCCGGCGGTGTCTACGACTGCGGTACCCCCGGTACGGAGAACCCGCAGACCGGCAACCCCGGCCCGACCCTCTGGCTCCCCAAGGGCAAGACGGTCCGCTTCGTCCTGACCTCGCGTGACGTCATCCACTCCTTCTGGGTGGTGCCGTTCCTCATGAAGCAGGACGTGATTCCGGGCCACACCAACGCCTTCGAGGTGACCCCCAACAAGGAGGGGACCTTCCTGGGCAAGTGCGCCGAGCTGTGCGGCGTGGACCACTCCCGGATGCTGTTCAACGTCAAGGTCGTCTCCCCGGAGCGCTACGAGCAGCACCTCCAGGACCTCGCGAAGAAGGGGCAGACCGGTTACGTTCCCGCGGGCATCGCTCAGACGAGCCACGAGAAGAACCGGGAGACGAACAACCTGTGA